Proteins co-encoded in one Meiothermus sp. CFH 77666 genomic window:
- a CDS encoding VOC family protein — protein MTHLDHLVVAARTLAEGLRYVQDRLGLELPPAGGKHPLMGTHNRLLNLGKGAYLEIIAVDPEAPPPAQPRWFNLDDFSGAPRLHTWVARTESLERYQGLELGPAREACRGDLHWRITLPEDGRLHWGGVVPYLIQWGPGHPTDTLPDGGCRLLELALLHPEPDAVRAVLKALDLDWGKVRLEFAPNPELMAFIETPGGLKLLR, from the coding sequence GTACAGGACAGGCTGGGGCTGGAGCTACCGCCCGCCGGGGGCAAGCATCCCTTGATGGGCACGCACAACCGTTTGCTGAACCTGGGCAAGGGGGCCTATCTGGAAATCATCGCGGTTGACCCCGAAGCCCCGCCGCCGGCCCAGCCGCGCTGGTTCAACCTCGACGACTTTAGCGGAGCCCCCCGCCTGCACACCTGGGTGGCCCGCACCGAGTCCCTGGAGCGCTACCAGGGCCTCGAGCTTGGCCCGGCGCGGGAGGCCTGCAGGGGAGACCTGCACTGGCGCATCACCCTTCCCGAGGACGGGCGCTTGCACTGGGGTGGGGTGGTGCCCTACCTGATTCAGTGGGGCCCAGGGCACCCTACCGATACCCTGCCGGATGGGGGTTGTCGCCTGCTGGAACTGGCGCTGCTTCACCCGGAGCCGGACGCAGTACGCGCTGTGCTGAAGGCGCTGGATCTCGACTGGGGCAAGGTTCGTCTGGAGTTCGCCCCAAACCCCGAACTGATGGCCTTTATAGAGACCCCTGGTGGCCTCAAACTTCTTCGATAG
- the metK gene encoding methionine adenosyltransferase, with product MQRLVTSESVTEGHPDKLADRISDAVLDAILAEDAEARVACETLVTTGLVMVAGEITTESYVDIPRLVRQTVLEVGYTRAKYGFDGDTCAVLTAIDEQSPDIAGGVNESWEWRVLGSRDPFDQVGAGDQGLMFGYATDETPELMPLPISLAHRLTRRLAEARKTGEIPYLRPDGKAQVTVVYEGQTPLYVGTALVSTQHSEEVEADQIQHDIRTLVIEKAIPEQYLSKETLYLVNPSGKFVIGGPHGDTGLTGRKIIVDTYGGAVPHGGGAFSGKDPTKVDRSAAYYARYIAKNIVAAGLAKRALIELAYAIGKARPVGMRVETFGTGIVPDEKLTEAAQKVFDARPRAIIENLNLRRPIYTPTSAYGHFGREGFPWENTDKVEALRQIFS from the coding sequence TTGCAACGACTGGTAACTTCGGAATCGGTGACGGAAGGGCACCCCGACAAGCTAGCCGACCGCATTTCCGATGCGGTGCTGGATGCTATTCTGGCTGAGGATGCCGAGGCCAGGGTGGCCTGCGAAACCCTGGTGACCACGGGTCTGGTGATGGTGGCGGGCGAGATTACCACCGAGAGCTATGTGGACATTCCCCGCCTGGTGCGACAGACCGTGCTCGAGGTGGGCTATACCCGGGCCAAGTACGGCTTCGATGGTGACACCTGTGCGGTGCTTACCGCCATAGACGAGCAGTCACCCGACATTGCCGGCGGGGTCAACGAGTCCTGGGAGTGGCGGGTGTTGGGCTCACGAGACCCGTTCGATCAGGTGGGCGCTGGCGACCAAGGTCTAATGTTCGGCTATGCCACCGACGAGACCCCCGAGCTGATGCCGCTGCCCATCTCGCTCGCCCACCGGCTCACCCGCCGCCTGGCCGAAGCCCGCAAGACCGGCGAGATCCCTTACCTGCGCCCGGACGGTAAGGCCCAGGTGACCGTGGTCTATGAGGGTCAGACGCCGCTCTACGTGGGGACGGCGCTGGTCTCCACTCAGCACTCCGAAGAGGTCGAGGCCGACCAGATTCAGCACGACATTCGCACCCTGGTCATCGAGAAGGCCATTCCGGAGCAGTACCTGAGCAAGGAAACCCTCTACCTGGTAAACCCCTCGGGCAAGTTTGTGATTGGCGGACCGCACGGCGACACCGGCCTCACCGGGCGCAAGATTATCGTAGACACCTACGGGGGTGCTGTGCCCCACGGCGGGGGGGCCTTCAGCGGCAAAGACCCCACCAAGGTAGACCGCTCGGCGGCCTACTATGCCCGCTACATCGCCAAGAACATCGTGGCCGCCGGGCTGGCCAAACGGGCGCTCATCGAGCTGGCCTACGCCATCGGCAAAGCCCGCCCGGTGGGAATGCGGGTGGAGACCTTTGGCACGGGTATTGTGCCCGATGAAAAGCTGACCGAGGCCGCCCAGAAAGTCTTCGATGCCCGACCCAGGGCCATTATCGAGAACCTCAACCTGCGCCGCCCCATCTACACCCCCACCTCGGCCTACGGCCACTTTGGCCGCGAAGGCTTCCCCTGGGAAAACACCGATAAGGTTGAAGCACTGCGCCAGATCTTTTCCTGA
- a CDS encoding HD domain-containing phosphohydrolase, which yields MSASYQGMLALLRELVSSPDLDSLLTAALEGALRLIPGAQAGSALLRQGNVYRFVAMRGHNIPLPRYALSLEDELRWYGASLEDALLARPNIVEVRPELSGLTSQDRQTLHRIYWSLVVPVPLKGKVEAWLCLDRLEAAPFSSEALPLAQELGSSLGVVLQTLKERQNTQARLEREERLARVLGVLSTFREAELLWQSLPHLILEILGEERAVALRRMGDELKVFAAVNWEDALGLAVPRGKGVSWSALENRQVQMVRMDDPRLYLNVTTDSMEYAAFVPVQDAHGEGFGVVVAYSKQPFEPEDAAVLESFGRGVGQVLARLEAQTAQERELVRLQMLAHISQGLTAAQTTEELLQRIVQEALEQTRASTSLVTLYRPKDDLLEVVAAAGHAAERAVGSRHVRGQGLAWQVLEQRSTLYLPDVSTETQAVFTSGNRVKAAYLGVPLGDPEGRIAGVLSVDTAGAGGVLRPQDRYALEALAKVAGVMLSRLQALEQANRETERYRRLVQMSAELETLDDPPLMARRALQTLLDLTNLSAGGFYRLELQDPNEGTGVMRLVLGHEQPGEARLQHFTTLPVELGRGFMGLALSLGTAQYIDDYQTWDGAWPSLKAHNLRTLLTAPLYLRGMPYGALTLASFDYKACITEEHISLLEAVARRLERALERVAHLEEITRTREDALRALGLGLELRDLETKGHTDRVVALSEALGQRLGFPDIEGLRMGAYLHDLGKLAIPDSILLKPGTLTDAEWRIMQSHCDIGFGMLENLGFLSQTARNIVRYHHERIDGSGYPFGLTGDEIPLEARLFAVVDVYDALLQSRPYKAAWSQQDALRELRKQAGDTLDARIVQEFIALISEQVRTRK from the coding sequence ATGAGCGCTTCATATCAGGGCATGCTGGCCCTCTTACGAGAACTGGTGAGCAGCCCCGATCTGGACTCGCTCCTGACGGCGGCGCTTGAGGGGGCCCTGCGCTTGATTCCTGGGGCTCAGGCCGGTTCTGCCTTGCTGCGGCAAGGTAACGTTTATCGTTTTGTGGCCATGCGAGGCCACAACATCCCTTTGCCCCGATACGCCCTGAGCCTCGAGGACGAGCTGCGTTGGTATGGGGCCAGCCTGGAAGATGCGCTTTTGGCCCGGCCTAACATCGTGGAGGTTCGGCCCGAGCTGAGCGGGCTGACATCCCAGGATCGGCAGACCCTGCACCGGATTTACTGGTCGCTGGTTGTTCCGGTACCGCTCAAAGGCAAGGTAGAGGCCTGGCTCTGCCTCGACCGTCTCGAGGCGGCGCCGTTCTCTTCAGAGGCCCTACCCCTGGCGCAGGAGTTGGGCTCCAGCCTGGGGGTGGTATTGCAGACCCTGAAGGAGCGGCAAAACACCCAGGCTCGTCTCGAGCGTGAAGAGCGGTTGGCCCGTGTGCTGGGGGTGCTATCCACCTTCCGCGAGGCCGAGCTATTGTGGCAGTCACTGCCGCATCTGATTTTGGAAATTTTGGGCGAAGAGCGGGCGGTGGCCTTGCGTCGGATGGGCGATGAACTCAAGGTTTTTGCAGCTGTGAACTGGGAAGACGCGCTGGGCCTTGCCGTGCCGCGCGGAAAAGGGGTTTCCTGGTCGGCTCTGGAAAATCGCCAGGTGCAAATGGTGCGCATGGACGACCCTCGCTTGTACCTCAACGTTACCACAGACTCCATGGAGTATGCGGCCTTTGTGCCCGTTCAGGATGCGCACGGAGAGGGCTTTGGGGTGGTGGTGGCTTATTCAAAGCAACCGTTTGAACCCGAAGACGCCGCGGTTCTGGAATCCTTTGGCCGGGGGGTGGGGCAGGTTCTGGCACGCCTGGAAGCCCAAACTGCCCAGGAACGGGAGCTGGTTCGCTTGCAAATGCTGGCCCACATCAGCCAGGGCTTGACGGCAGCACAAACCACCGAAGAGCTTTTGCAGCGGATTGTGCAGGAGGCTCTGGAGCAGACCAGGGCTTCAACCAGTCTGGTTACGCTTTATCGCCCCAAAGATGACCTGCTCGAGGTAGTGGCAGCAGCAGGCCATGCGGCAGAGCGGGCCGTTGGCTCGCGGCATGTGCGGGGGCAGGGCCTGGCCTGGCAGGTACTGGAACAGCGCAGTACTTTATACCTTCCCGATGTCTCGACCGAAACGCAGGCGGTTTTCACCTCTGGGAACCGGGTTAAGGCTGCTTACCTGGGAGTACCGCTGGGCGACCCTGAAGGACGGATCGCGGGGGTGCTCTCGGTGGATACGGCAGGGGCGGGTGGCGTATTGAGGCCGCAGGATCGCTATGCCCTGGAGGCCCTGGCCAAGGTAGCCGGTGTTATGCTCTCGCGCTTGCAGGCCCTCGAGCAAGCCAACCGCGAAACCGAACGGTACCGCCGTTTGGTGCAGATGTCGGCGGAACTCGAGACCCTCGATGACCCCCCCCTCATGGCCCGGCGGGCCCTGCAAACCCTATTGGATCTAACCAACTTGAGCGCCGGGGGTTTTTACCGATTGGAATTGCAGGATCCAAACGAAGGTACAGGGGTGATGCGGTTGGTGCTGGGTCATGAGCAGCCGGGCGAGGCTCGGCTCCAGCACTTCACGACCCTTCCCGTGGAGCTTGGCAGGGGCTTCATGGGCCTTGCGCTGTCTTTGGGAACGGCCCAGTACATTGACGATTACCAGACCTGGGATGGAGCCTGGCCCAGCCTGAAAGCCCACAACCTGCGGACTCTCCTGACCGCCCCCCTCTACTTGCGGGGAATGCCCTATGGCGCCCTTACCCTGGCTAGCTTTGATTACAAAGCCTGTATTACGGAGGAGCACATCTCCTTGCTCGAGGCGGTGGCCCGGCGCCTCGAGCGTGCTTTGGAGCGCGTTGCCCACCTCGAGGAGATCACCCGAACCCGCGAGGATGCTCTGCGTGCTTTAGGATTAGGCCTGGAGTTACGCGACCTCGAGACCAAAGGTCATACCGACCGGGTAGTGGCCCTGAGCGAAGCCCTGGGGCAGCGCCTGGGTTTTCCCGATATTGAAGGGCTGCGCATGGGGGCCTACCTGCACGACCTGGGGAAGCTGGCCATTCCGGACTCAATTTTGCTCAAACCCGGAACCCTCACCGATGCCGAGTGGCGCATCATGCAAAGCCACTGCGATATTGGGTTTGGCATGCTGGAAAACCTGGGTTTTTTGTCCCAGACGGCCCGCAACATCGTGCGCTACCATCACGAGCGGATAGATGGCTCGGGCTATCCCTTTGGTTTGACCGGGGACGAGATTCCCCTCGAGGCCCGCCTTTTTGCCGTAGTGGACGTGTACGATGCCCTGCTTCAGTCACGCCCCTACAAGGCCGCCTGGAGCCAGCAAGACGCCTTGCGCGAGCTGCGCAAACAAGCAGGCGATACCCTCGATGCTCGCATCGTGCAGGAATTCATCGCTCTGATTAGCGAGCAGGTGCGAACCCGGAAGTAG
- a CDS encoding DUF4032 domain-containing protein: MELERQAQLEAEALSRRVLIHDILRRLRGQDNNLLPYSAVLELRPRGESYKGLQTIEVDKIIGSVDRYGDFDAEFMPKEPFTLDRWIKLRQAQLEGTEFPPIDVYKVGDIYFVKDGNHRTALAKAQGQHFIDAYVIELDVPVDLDPDDTLKDVILKGEYAQFLEQTRLPELRPGHEPILFSKAGRYDVLLDHIRTHQYFMGLNQKRSISWEEAVTDWYDNLYLPTILEIRENGVMKNFPGRTEADLYLWISDHRYFLSQAIGHDVGPEEATLSARRQAQKGPLSRLVEWLTAWLARLAPFHKPSAVNESG, from the coding sequence ATGGAATTAGAGCGCCAAGCCCAACTAGAGGCAGAAGCTCTGTCGCGACGTGTGTTGATCCACGACATCCTGCGCCGTTTGCGCGGCCAGGATAACAATCTACTGCCCTACAGTGCGGTTTTGGAGTTACGACCCAGAGGGGAGTCTTACAAGGGGCTACAAACCATCGAGGTAGACAAAATTATCGGCTCAGTGGATCGCTATGGTGACTTCGACGCAGAGTTCATGCCCAAAGAACCTTTTACCTTAGATCGCTGGATCAAGCTGCGCCAGGCACAGCTCGAGGGCACCGAGTTTCCCCCCATTGACGTTTATAAGGTTGGCGATATTTATTTCGTCAAGGATGGCAACCACCGCACCGCGCTGGCCAAAGCCCAGGGTCAGCACTTTATTGATGCCTACGTAATCGAGCTGGATGTGCCGGTAGATTTAGACCCCGACGATACCCTCAAGGACGTGATTTTGAAGGGCGAGTACGCCCAGTTTTTGGAGCAAACCCGGCTGCCCGAGTTGCGCCCAGGCCACGAGCCCATCCTGTTCAGCAAGGCCGGGCGCTACGACGTTCTGCTCGACCACATCCGCACCCATCAGTACTTCATGGGCCTCAACCAGAAGCGCTCGATTAGCTGGGAAGAAGCCGTCACCGACTGGTACGACAACCTCTACCTGCCCACCATCCTGGAAATCCGCGAAAACGGGGTGATGAAGAACTTCCCGGGCCGCACCGAGGCCGACCTCTACCTGTGGATTTCCGATCACCGCTACTTTTTATCACAGGCCATCGGCCATGACGTGGGGCCCGAAGAAGCCACCCTTTCGGCCCGTCGGCAGGCCCAAAAAGGCCCTTTGAGTCGGTTGGTGGAGTGGTTGACCGCATGGCTGGCCCGTCTCGCTCCCTTCCACAAGCCCTCTGCGGTCAACGAAAGCGGTTAG